A stretch of the Streptomyces sp. WMMB303 genome encodes the following:
- a CDS encoding TerD family protein — protein sequence MSVNLSKGQGISLQKSDGASLTAVRMGLGWKAAPRRGLFGKRTKEIDLDASAVLFADKQPVDVVFFRHLVSDDGSVKHTGDNLVGGAGEGGDDEAILVDLQRVPVHIDQIVFTVNSFTGQTFAEVENAFCRLVDETTGQETARYTLTGGGQYTAQIMAKVHRQGNGWQMTALGEPANGRTFQDLMPTILPKL from the coding sequence GTGTCGGTCAACTTGTCCAAGGGCCAGGGCATCAGCCTGCAGAAGAGCGACGGGGCCAGCCTCACCGCGGTGCGCATGGGCCTGGGCTGGAAGGCCGCACCGCGGCGGGGGCTGTTCGGCAAGCGCACCAAGGAGATCGACCTCGACGCCTCGGCGGTGCTCTTCGCCGACAAGCAGCCCGTCGACGTCGTCTTCTTCCGCCATCTGGTGAGCGACGACGGCTCGGTCAAGCACACCGGTGACAACCTGGTGGGCGGCGCGGGCGAGGGCGGCGACGACGAGGCCATCCTGGTGGATCTGCAGCGCGTCCCGGTCCACATCGACCAGATCGTCTTCACGGTCAACTCGTTCACCGGTCAGACCTTCGCCGAGGTCGAGAACGCCTTCTGCCGCCTCGTCGACGAGACCACCGGCCAGGAGACGGCCCGCTACACGCTCACCGGCGGCGGCCAGTACACCGCGCAGATCATGGCCAAGGTCCACCGGCAGGGCAACGGCTGGCAGATGACCGCCCTCGGCGAGCCCGCCAACGGCCGGACCTTCCAGGACCTGATGCCGACGATCCTGCCGAAGCTGTGA
- the uvrB gene encoding excinuclease ABC subunit UvrB — MRPNTEIERKVAPFEVVSPYQPSGDQPTAIAELAQRVTAGEKGVVLLGATGTGKSATTAWMIEKLQRPTLVMAPNKTLAAQLANEFRELLPNNAVEYFVSYYDYYQPEAYVPQTDTYIEKDSSINEEVERLRHSATNSLLTRRDVVVVASVSCIYGLGTPQEYVDRMVPLRVGEEIDRDALLRRFVDIQYQRNDMSFTRGTFRVRGDTVEIFPVYEELAVRIEMFGDEIEALSTLHPITGEVITEDRELYVFPASHYVAGPERMERAIAAIEAELAATLESMEKQGKLLEAQRLRMRTTYDIEMMRQIGTCSGIENYSLHIDGRDPGTAPHTLLDYFPEDFLLVIDESHQTVPQIGAMYEGDAARKRTLIDHGFRLPSALDNRPLKWEEFLERTDQTVYLSATPGPYELARSDGYVEQVIRPTGLVDPEVVVKPTDGQIDDLVHEIRLREERDERVLVTTLTKKMAEDLTDYFVELGIRVRYLHSDVDTLRRIELLRELRSGEYDVLVGINLLREGLDLPEVSLVAILDADKEGFLRSGTSLIQTIGRAARNVSGQVHMYADKVTPGMQRAIEETNRRREKQIAYNQEHGIDPEPLRKKIGDIVADIAREEVDTEALLDTGYRRRDETGKGGKGKAPTPALGKGKGAGSGELTDRPAADLAQTIEDLTERMRAAAAELQFEVAARLRDEVGELKKELRQMKEAGLK, encoded by the coding sequence ATGCGGCCCAACACCGAGATCGAACGCAAGGTGGCGCCCTTCGAGGTCGTCAGTCCGTACCAGCCCAGCGGTGACCAGCCGACCGCCATCGCGGAGCTCGCGCAGCGGGTCACCGCAGGTGAGAAGGGCGTCGTGCTGCTGGGAGCCACGGGCACCGGCAAGTCGGCCACCACGGCGTGGATGATCGAGAAGCTGCAGCGCCCGACGCTGGTGATGGCGCCGAACAAGACCCTGGCCGCGCAGCTCGCCAACGAGTTCCGGGAGCTGCTGCCGAACAACGCGGTCGAGTACTTCGTCTCGTACTACGACTACTACCAGCCGGAGGCGTACGTCCCGCAGACGGACACCTACATCGAGAAGGACTCCTCGATCAACGAGGAGGTCGAACGGCTGCGCCACAGCGCGACGAACTCACTGCTCACCCGGCGTGACGTCGTGGTGGTCGCCTCCGTCTCCTGCATCTACGGCCTGGGCACTCCGCAGGAGTACGTCGACCGCATGGTGCCGCTGAGGGTCGGCGAGGAGATCGACCGGGACGCGCTGCTGCGGCGCTTCGTGGACATCCAGTACCAGCGCAACGACATGTCGTTCACCAGGGGCACCTTCCGGGTCCGCGGCGACACCGTCGAGATCTTCCCGGTGTACGAGGAGCTCGCGGTCCGCATCGAGATGTTCGGGGACGAGATCGAGGCCCTCTCCACCCTCCACCCGATCACCGGTGAGGTGATCACGGAGGACCGGGAGCTGTACGTCTTCCCCGCCTCGCACTATGTGGCGGGTCCGGAGCGGATGGAGCGCGCCATCGCGGCGATCGAGGCCGAGCTGGCCGCGACGCTGGAGTCGATGGAGAAGCAGGGCAAGCTCCTGGAGGCCCAGCGGCTGCGGATGCGGACGACGTACGACATCGAGATGATGCGGCAGATCGGCACCTGCTCGGGGATCGAGAACTACTCGCTGCACATCGACGGCCGCGACCCGGGCACGGCGCCGCACACCCTGCTGGACTACTTCCCCGAGGACTTCCTGCTGGTCATCGACGAGTCGCACCAGACGGTCCCGCAGATCGGCGCCATGTATGAGGGCGACGCCGCCCGCAAGCGCACGCTGATCGACCACGGCTTCCGGCTGCCCTCCGCGCTGGACAACCGCCCGCTGAAGTGGGAGGAGTTCCTGGAGCGGACCGACCAGACGGTCTATCTGTCGGCCACCCCCGGCCCGTACGAGCTGGCCCGCTCCGACGGCTATGTGGAACAGGTCATCCGCCCCACCGGTCTGGTCGACCCGGAGGTGGTCGTCAAGCCCACCGACGGGCAGATCGACGACCTGGTCCACGAGATCCGGCTGCGCGAGGAACGCGACGAGCGGGTGCTGGTCACCACCCTCACCAAGAAGATGGCCGAGGATCTGACGGACTACTTCGTCGAACTGGGCATCCGGGTCCGCTATCTGCACAGCGACGTGGACACCCTGCGTCGCATCGAACTGCTGCGCGAGCTGCGCTCCGGGGAGTACGACGTGCTGGTCGGCATCAACCTGCTGCGGGAGGGGCTCGACCTGCCCGAGGTCTCCCTGGTGGCGATCCTGGACGCCGACAAGGAGGGCTTCCTCCGCTCCGGCACCTCGCTGATCCAGACGATCGGCCGCGCGGCGCGCAACGTCTCCGGCCAGGTTCATATGTACGCGGACAAGGTCACCCCCGGAATGCAGCGGGCGATCGAGGAGACCAACCGGCGCCGTGAGAAGCAGATCGCCTACAACCAGGAGCACGGCATCGACCCGGAGCCGCTCCGCAAGAAGATCGGTGACATCGTCGCGGACATCGCCCGCGAGGAGGTCGACACCGAGGCGCTGCTGGACACCGGCTACCGCCGGCGGGACGAGACGGGCAAGGGCGGCAAGGGGAAGGCCCCCACCCCCGCACTGGGCAAGGGCAAGGGCGCCGGCTCCGGCGAGCTGACCGACCGGCCGGCCGCCGACCTCGCCCAGACCATCGAGGATCTGACCGAGCGGATGCGCGCAGCCGCCGCCGAGCTCCAGTTCGAGGTCGCCGCACGGCTGCGGGACGAGGTGGGGGAGCTCAAGAAGGAGCTGCGCCAGATGAAGGAGGCCGGGCTGAAGTAG
- a CDS encoding glycerophosphodiester phosphodiesterase family protein encodes MSIRPLTAAAAGALLGMSALFLTATPTAAASPRPAGQTPDPVVDFSGFPGFGGDEDPDPELQQPPSDARKPHRSPLPVAHRGASGYAPENTLAAVDKAHDLGIDWVENDVQRTKDGKLLVIHDTTLSRTTDVEQRFPDRSPWKVSDFTLEEIKSLDAGSWLDSKFAGERIPTLGEYLDRLTRNGQDLLLELKSPALYPGIERETLDELDRQGWLDRRHTRSRLIIQSFDKGAVQKVHQQRPEVKTGFLGTPKAAELKDYAGFADQINPTHTDATADYVKAVHALKGPHHKRMEIFTWTVNDAETARKVADAGVDGIISNKPDVVSDAVQGSGPTG; translated from the coding sequence ATGTCGATACGCCCGCTGACCGCTGCCGCCGCAGGTGCGCTGCTGGGTATGAGCGCGCTCTTCCTCACCGCCACGCCGACCGCAGCGGCCTCGCCCCGCCCGGCGGGACAGACGCCGGATCCGGTCGTAGACTTCTCCGGCTTCCCGGGCTTCGGCGGCGACGAGGACCCCGACCCGGAGCTGCAGCAGCCCCCCTCCGACGCCAGAAAGCCGCACCGGTCCCCGCTCCCCGTGGCCCACCGCGGGGCGTCCGGCTACGCGCCGGAGAACACGCTGGCCGCGGTCGACAAGGCACACGATCTCGGCATCGACTGGGTCGAGAACGACGTGCAGCGCACCAAGGACGGCAAGCTGCTGGTCATCCACGACACCACGCTCTCCCGCACCACGGACGTCGAGCAGCGCTTCCCGGACCGCAGCCCGTGGAAGGTCTCCGACTTCACGCTCGAGGAGATCAAGTCGCTGGACGCCGGAAGCTGGCTGGACAGCAAGTTCGCGGGCGAGCGGATCCCCACCCTGGGCGAGTACCTGGACCGGCTCACCAGGAACGGGCAGGACCTGCTGCTGGAGCTGAAGTCCCCCGCGCTCTACCCGGGCATCGAACGCGAGACCCTCGACGAGCTCGACCGGCAGGGCTGGCTGGACCGCCGACACACCAGGAGCCGGCTCATCATCCAGAGCTTCGACAAGGGCGCGGTGCAGAAGGTGCACCAGCAGCGTCCCGAGGTGAAGACCGGCTTCCTGGGCACCCCCAAGGCGGCCGAGCTGAAGGACTACGCCGGGTTCGCCGACCAGATCAACCCCACCCACACCGACGCCACGGCCGACTACGTGAAGGCCGTCCACGCACTCAAGGGGCCGCACCACAAGCGAATGGAGATCTTCACCTGGACCGTGAACGACGCCGAGACCGCCCGCAAGGTCGCCGACGCGGGAGTGGACGGCATCATCTCGAACAAGCCGGACGTGGTCAGCGACGCCGTGCAGGGGTCGGGGCCCACCGGCTGA
- a CDS encoding methylated-DNA--[protein]-cysteine S-methyltransferase: protein MTDTPVRPTAWSLRETPIGPLLLAATAEGLAHVVFHARGRTLDRALARLHARLGAEPLPAAQAPAPAAEHLGAAAAALDGYFAGSPAPFTVPLDWSLTEGFPARVLRELATGVPYGTTVGYQDLAVRAGDPGAARAVGAAMGANPLPVVVPCHRVLESSGAIGGFGGGLETKRALLALEGVLPQPLF from the coding sequence ATGACAGACACCCCGGTGCGGCCGACGGCCTGGTCCCTGCGGGAGACGCCCATCGGACCGCTGCTGCTCGCGGCCACCGCCGAGGGCCTGGCCCACGTCGTCTTCCACGCGCGGGGACGCACGCTCGACCGGGCCCTCGCCCGACTGCACGCGCGGCTGGGCGCCGAGCCGCTGCCGGCGGCGCAGGCACCGGCGCCCGCCGCCGAGCATCTCGGTGCGGCCGCGGCCGCGCTGGACGGCTACTTCGCGGGCTCCCCGGCGCCCTTCACCGTGCCGCTTGACTGGTCGCTGACGGAGGGCTTCCCCGCGCGGGTGCTGCGCGAGCTGGCGACCGGTGTGCCGTACGGGACGACGGTCGGCTACCAGGACCTCGCCGTGCGCGCGGGCGACCCCGGTGCGGCCCGCGCGGTCGGCGCCGCCATGGGCGCCAATCCGCTGCCCGTGGTCGTGCCCTGCCACCGGGTGCTGGAGAGCTCCGGCGCGATCGGCGGCTTCGGGGGCGGGTTGGAGACCAAGCGTGCGCTCCTCGCGCTGGAGGGCGTGCTGCCGCAGCCGCTGTTCTGA
- a CDS encoding MFS transporter, whose protein sequence is MRGPEQPAAGEPEADGGIDLRAVRRRARLALVLSQILGGLGVSTAVALAAVLAEDIGGSEAVAGLASTSSVIGTALLSLPCAALMARRGRRVGLTSAYAVAAVGGLVVVAGAALRNFPLLLVGMAAFGASNTANLQARFAAADLAEPLHRARAISTVVWATTVGAVLGPNIAGPAGRSVAGLGVPETAGPFLWGTAVFLIAGGLLQVLLRPDPLLTARALARTAAGDRRPDQDGGGRRGDEDGGGRSLRAGLAAVTDSAPARVALAAIAGSHTVMVSVMVMTPVDLGGHGAGVELIGLVLSGHIAGMYAFSPVMGWLADRIGRFSVILVGAGLLGCATALAGTADGNHAQSAAGLFLLGLGWSAGLVAGSALLTDSVPQRARAAVQGFSDLIMNSAAGVGGALSGLVVAQAGYGWLNLLAAALLIPVTVLTVTVAVRR, encoded by the coding sequence GTGCGCGGTCCGGAGCAGCCCGCCGCGGGGGAACCGGAGGCGGACGGCGGGATCGATCTGCGGGCCGTCCGGCGACGGGCGCGGCTGGCCCTGGTCCTCAGCCAGATCCTCGGCGGACTGGGCGTCTCCACGGCGGTTGCGCTGGCCGCCGTGCTGGCCGAGGACATCGGCGGCTCCGAGGCGGTGGCGGGGCTGGCGTCCACCTCCTCGGTGATCGGGACAGCGCTGCTGTCCCTGCCGTGCGCGGCGCTGATGGCGCGGCGCGGGAGACGGGTCGGGCTGACGTCCGCCTACGCCGTGGCGGCCGTCGGCGGGCTCGTCGTGGTGGCCGGAGCCGCGCTGCGGAACTTCCCGCTGCTGCTGGTGGGCATGGCCGCCTTCGGCGCCAGCAACACCGCCAATCTCCAGGCGCGCTTCGCCGCCGCCGACCTGGCCGAGCCGCTGCACCGGGCGCGGGCCATCTCCACGGTGGTGTGGGCGACCACGGTCGGCGCGGTCCTGGGCCCGAACATCGCGGGGCCCGCCGGGAGGAGCGTGGCCGGCCTCGGGGTGCCGGAGACGGCCGGCCCCTTCCTGTGGGGCACGGCGGTCTTCCTGATCGCCGGAGGGCTGCTGCAGGTGCTGCTGCGGCCCGACCCGCTGCTGACGGCCCGCGCGCTGGCCCGGACGGCGGCGGGCGACCGGCGACCGGACCAGGACGGCGGAGGCCGGCGGGGGGACGAGGACGGCGGAGGCCGGTCGCTGCGGGCGGGGCTGGCCGCGGTGACGGACTCGGCGCCCGCCCGGGTCGCGCTGGCCGCGATAGCCGGCTCGCACACCGTCATGGTCTCGGTGATGGTGATGACCCCGGTGGACCTGGGCGGGCACGGCGCGGGAGTGGAGCTGATCGGGCTCGTGCTCAGCGGCCACATCGCCGGTATGTACGCCTTCTCGCCCGTGATGGGCTGGCTCGCGGACCGGATCGGCAGGTTCAGCGTCATCCTGGTGGGCGCGGGACTGCTCGGGTGCGCCACCGCGCTGGCCGGGACGGCGGACGGGAACCACGCGCAGTCCGCGGCCGGGCTGTTCCTGCTCGGGCTGGGCTGGTCCGCGGGGCTGGTGGCCGGGTCCGCGCTGCTGACCGACTCCGTACCGCAGCGGGCTCGCGCCGCCGTGCAGGGCTTCTCCGACCTGATCATGAACTCGGCCGCCGGTGTCGGCGGCGCGCTCTCCGGTCTGGTGGTCGCGCAGGCCGGCTACGGCTGGCTCAACCTGCTGGCAGCGGCGCTGCTGATCCCGGTCACGGTGCTGACGGTGACCGTCGCGGTACGGCGCTGA
- a CDS encoding PIG-L deacetylase family protein translates to MTATAGGAEEQGARMRLAAMPEDWTRALAVVAHPDDMEYGAAAAVAEWTAQGKDVTYLLATRGEAGIETMDPAEAAGVREAEQRAGSAHVGVTEVEFLDHRDGVLAEGPALRSDIAAAIRRHRPELVLTLNHHDTWGGGPGSPWNTPDHRALGRSVLDAVGDAGNRWIFSEQFDVEGFLPWDGVRWVAVFASPAVTHAVSVGEEAARKGVASLLEHRAYIEALTDQNPETYARSIVHGGLDMYADRNEGRRAVAFELHAR, encoded by the coding sequence ATGACGGCCACAGCGGGAGGCGCCGAGGAGCAGGGAGCGCGGATGCGCTTGGCGGCGATGCCGGAGGACTGGACCCGGGCCCTGGCGGTCGTCGCCCATCCGGACGACATGGAGTACGGCGCCGCCGCGGCCGTGGCCGAGTGGACGGCGCAGGGCAAGGACGTCACCTATCTGCTCGCGACCCGGGGCGAGGCGGGTATCGAGACCATGGACCCGGCGGAGGCCGCCGGGGTCCGCGAGGCCGAACAGCGGGCCGGCTCCGCACATGTGGGCGTGACCGAGGTGGAGTTCCTCGACCACCGGGACGGAGTCCTGGCCGAGGGGCCGGCGCTGCGGAGCGACATCGCCGCGGCGATCCGCCGGCACCGCCCGGAGCTGGTCCTCACCCTCAATCACCACGACACCTGGGGCGGCGGCCCCGGCAGTCCGTGGAACACCCCCGACCACCGCGCGCTGGGCCGCTCGGTCCTGGACGCCGTGGGGGACGCGGGCAACCGGTGGATCTTCAGCGAGCAGTTCGACGTGGAAGGCTTCCTGCCGTGGGACGGAGTGCGGTGGGTGGCCGTCTTCGCCTCACCGGCCGTCACGCACGCGGTCTCGGTGGGGGAGGAGGCGGCCCGCAAGGGGGTCGCCTCGTTGCTGGAACACCGTGCCTATATCGAGGCGCTCACCGACCAGAACCCGGAGACATACGCGCGCTCGATCGTGCACGGGGGACTGGACATGTACGCCGACCGGAACGAGGGGCGGCGCGCGGTGGCCTTCGAACTCCACGCGCGCTGA
- a CDS encoding SWIM zinc finger family protein, with amino-acid sequence MSGIAPGSGAAPAHPAGSWGAAWSRAMEGAARDTARLARGRAYADTGRGGPRGAAGAGAVSAPRVGTGRVLAYVRGSRARPYRAEWRLPVLSEEEWVAFLTAVAARPVLAAALLDGEVPWDVVSVAQAAGVRLLPGAEDLLPACSCPDHGHPCKHAAALGYETGRLLDADPWALLLMRGRSAEAVRTEVARLGADRIETSAGRPRRRGGGAPPRRSGGHAGGSLCDGRRPRATRLATEVFATSVRPPLPEPQPLPDVASEPGVYPELPGAPDADALAFLAADAAVRARCALSAVPVDAGAGPRRVVDHDPLPELSRWHDAVRLAATHPQLTGRRTLSARFAGLARSVGRDPLELARAAAAWRQGGSAGLAVLEAAWDPPAGDFDRGRSALAGLGIGMTIHRNQLTHTTRPVQLRFGGDGRWYPYRDASGPGPGDRCGSGRDGSADAADWWPEGPSATDPVQALTGLGQR; translated from the coding sequence GTGAGCGGCATCGCACCGGGGTCCGGGGCCGCCCCGGCGCATCCGGCCGGGAGTTGGGGCGCTGCCTGGTCGCGGGCGATGGAGGGGGCGGCGCGGGACACCGCCCGGTTGGCGCGCGGCCGGGCCTACGCGGATACGGGCCGGGGCGGGCCCCGGGGAGCGGCCGGTGCCGGAGCGGTGTCCGCACCGCGGGTGGGAACGGGACGCGTCCTGGCGTATGTGCGCGGCAGCCGCGCGCGCCCCTACCGCGCCGAATGGCGGCTGCCGGTGCTGTCCGAGGAGGAGTGGGTGGCGTTTCTGACGGCTGTCGCCGCCCGCCCGGTGCTGGCGGCGGCGCTGTTGGACGGTGAAGTCCCCTGGGACGTGGTGTCCGTGGCGCAGGCTGCGGGGGTCCGGCTGCTGCCCGGCGCCGAGGACCTGCTGCCCGCGTGCAGTTGCCCGGACCACGGACACCCGTGCAAGCACGCGGCGGCCCTCGGCTACGAGACCGGACGGCTGCTGGACGCCGACCCCTGGGCGCTGCTGCTGATGCGGGGCCGCAGCGCGGAGGCGGTGCGCACGGAGGTCGCGCGTCTCGGTGCGGACCGCATCGAGACGTCCGCCGGGCGCCCCCGCAGGCGTGGAGGCGGGGCGCCGCCGCGCCGGTCCGGCGGGCACGCCGGCGGCTCGCTGTGCGACGGGCGGCGGCCGCGCGCCACGCGGCTCGCCACCGAGGTCTTCGCCACCTCCGTGCGCCCTCCGCTCCCGGAGCCGCAGCCGCTGCCGGACGTCGCGAGCGAGCCGGGGGTCTATCCCGAGCTGCCCGGCGCACCCGACGCCGACGCTCTCGCTTTCCTCGCGGCCGACGCGGCGGTCCGGGCCCGGTGCGCGCTCTCGGCTGTGCCGGTGGACGCCGGCGCGGGGCCCCGCCGCGTGGTGGACCACGATCCGCTGCCCGAGCTGTCGCGCTGGCACGACGCGGTGCGCCTCGCCGCCACTCACCCGCAGTTGACCGGTCGACGGACCCTCTCCGCGCGCTTCGCCGGTCTGGCGCGGTCGGTCGGCCGGGACCCACTGGAGCTGGCCCGGGCCGCCGCGGCCTGGCGACAGGGCGGTTCAGCGGGGCTGGCCGTGCTGGAGGCCGCCTGGGATCCGCCGGCGGGTGACTTCGACCGCGGGCGCAGCGCCCTGGCGGGCCTGGGGATAGGGATGACCATCCACCGCAATCAGCTCACCCACACCACACGCCCCGTCCAGCTCCGCTTCGGGGGCGACGGTCGCTGGTACCCCTACCGGGACGCCTCGGGCCCGGGGCCCGGGGACCGTTGCGGCTCCGGCCGGGACGGAAGCGCTGACGCAGCCGACTGGTGGCCCGAGGGCCCCTCCGCGACCGATCCGGTGCAGGCCCTCACCGGGCTCGGGCAGCGGTGA
- a CDS encoding DEAD/DEAH box helicase, producing the protein MGPGSGAGLLRCAAVFLPGEVPRQGRVAFWRDDGGELPEQGEPGELAVVRPHGKGVRRRAVPARRLSVREALPVLVRARTESGAHPAAACWGAAALHGLRLVARGRLLPGLGEGDADVWRAGPLDPEDVAQLRAVAAAMPPQAHAVPAPREPADSVNRPVDEPLRVPDPEALVRDFLDAVADVLPRTPAGAAVAGPAFAAPGRQRLTEQYPRLREWAGEVAAGTEAGIRVSLRLDLSADRVFDAGPEPEDPEGHQPVVGLEGTEGRRVPARFHPERSGREQPGPKRPGPERTGTEAAEPYVAAAVVQAGSAADPTLVADVAALWQGEAEYLGSRARMDTVLAVRRAARVWPPLERLLERPAPDVLPLTETELNDLLGRAARELAVAEVAVHWPRALARELLSATAVVRPGPRSPGSAADGFGFFKEQQLLEFRWQLALDGDPLTEAEMDELAEAHRPLVRLRDQWVQVDPELVRKARKRHLGLLSPGDALAAALSGEAEVDGERVEAVPVGALAALRDTLRTATDPDRPAVAAPARLHARLRGYQRQGLGWLESMTSLGLGGCLADDMGLGKTVTLIALHLRRAERGATAPTLVVCPASLLGNWQRELARFAPDVPVRRYHGPGRTLEGLKRGGPGAAGGPESDAGFVLTTYATLRGSAEQLAGQAWGLVVADEAQHVKNAGSATARALRTLPAAARIALTGTPVENNLSELWALLDWTTPGLLGPLKTFRARHARAVEGGEDPEATQRLARLVRPFLLRRRKSDPGIVPELPPKTETDHTVELSREQASLYEAVVRETLARIAEATGMERRGLVMKLLTALKQICNHPAQYLREGGAGRLPGRSGKLGLLDELLGTILAEGGSVLVFTQYVEMARLLRAHLAERRVPTQLLHGGTPVGRREELVDAFQSGAVPVFLLSLKAAGTGLNLTRAGHVVHFDRWWNPAVEEQATDRAYRIGQTQPVQVHRLLTRGTVEDRIARLLTAKQQLADSVLSGGEAALTELTDAELADLVALRRQP; encoded by the coding sequence ATGGGGCCGGGAAGCGGTGCGGGCCTCCTGCGGTGTGCTGCGGTGTTCCTGCCGGGCGAGGTGCCCCGGCAGGGGCGCGTGGCGTTCTGGCGGGACGACGGGGGCGAGCTGCCCGAGCAGGGGGAGCCGGGAGAGCTCGCGGTGGTGCGGCCGCACGGGAAGGGTGTGCGGCGGCGCGCGGTGCCGGCCCGTCGGCTGTCGGTACGCGAGGCCCTGCCCGTGCTGGTGCGGGCGCGTACGGAGAGCGGTGCGCACCCCGCTGCCGCCTGCTGGGGCGCGGCGGCGCTGCACGGACTGCGGCTGGTGGCCCGTGGACGCCTGCTGCCGGGCCTGGGCGAAGGGGACGCGGACGTGTGGCGGGCGGGCCCCCTCGACCCGGAGGACGTGGCGCAGCTGCGGGCGGTGGCCGCCGCGATGCCCCCGCAGGCGCACGCGGTACCGGCCCCGCGGGAGCCGGCCGATTCCGTGAACCGGCCGGTGGACGAGCCGCTGCGGGTCCCGGACCCCGAGGCGCTCGTGCGGGACTTCCTGGACGCGGTCGCCGACGTGCTGCCCCGCACGCCCGCCGGGGCTGCGGTGGCGGGGCCGGCGTTCGCCGCCCCGGGGCGGCAGCGGCTCACCGAACAGTACCCGCGGCTGCGGGAGTGGGCGGGTGAGGTGGCCGCGGGCACCGAGGCGGGTATCCGCGTCTCCCTGCGGCTCGACCTGTCGGCGGACCGTGTCTTCGACGCCGGTCCCGAGCCGGAGGACCCGGAGGGCCACCAGCCGGTCGTCGGTTTGGAGGGCACCGAGGGGCGGCGCGTCCCGGCGAGGTTCCACCCGGAGCGGAGCGGCCGGGAGCAACCCGGACCGAAGCGACCGGGCCCGGAGCGGACCGGCACCGAGGCTGCGGAGCCGTACGTCGCGGCGGCGGTCGTCCAGGCCGGCAGTGCCGCGGACCCGACACTCGTCGCGGACGTGGCCGCGCTGTGGCAGGGCGAGGCGGAGTACCTGGGGTCGCGGGCCCGGATGGACACGGTGCTGGCGGTGCGGCGGGCCGCGCGCGTCTGGCCGCCGCTGGAGCGGCTGCTGGAGCGGCCGGCCCCCGACGTGCTGCCGCTGACCGAGACGGAGCTGAACGACCTGCTGGGCCGGGCGGCCCGGGAGCTGGCCGTGGCGGAGGTGGCCGTGCACTGGCCGCGTGCCCTGGCCCGGGAGCTGCTGAGCGCCACGGCGGTGGTGCGCCCGGGACCGCGGTCGCCGGGCTCGGCGGCCGACGGGTTCGGCTTCTTCAAGGAGCAGCAGCTTCTGGAGTTCCGCTGGCAACTGGCGCTGGACGGGGATCCGCTCACCGAGGCGGAGATGGACGAGCTGGCGGAGGCGCACCGCCCGCTGGTGCGGCTGCGCGACCAGTGGGTGCAGGTGGATCCGGAGCTGGTGCGCAAGGCGCGCAAGCGGCACCTGGGGCTGCTCTCGCCCGGCGATGCACTGGCCGCGGCCCTCTCCGGGGAAGCCGAGGTGGACGGGGAGCGGGTGGAGGCGGTGCCGGTGGGTGCTCTCGCGGCGCTCCGGGACACGCTCCGTACGGCCACCGACCCGGACCGGCCCGCAGTGGCCGCCCCCGCCCGGCTGCACGCCCGGCTGCGGGGATACCAGCGTCAGGGGCTCGGCTGGCTGGAGTCGATGACGTCGCTCGGACTGGGCGGCTGCCTCGCCGACGACATGGGGCTGGGCAAGACCGTCACCCTCATCGCGCTCCATCTGCGCCGCGCCGAGCGCGGCGCGACGGCGCCGACGCTGGTGGTCTGCCCGGCCTCGCTGCTGGGCAACTGGCAGCGGGAGCTGGCCCGGTTCGCGCCCGATGTGCCGGTACGCCGCTACCACGGTCCCGGACGCACCCTGGAGGGGCTGAAGCGCGGCGGACCCGGAGCGGCCGGGGGACCGGAATCGGACGCGGGGTTCGTCCTGACGACGTACGCCACCCTGCGCGGCAGCGCGGAGCAACTCGCCGGGCAGGCGTGGGGGCTGGTCGTCGCGGACGAGGCCCAGCACGTCAAGAACGCGGGCTCCGCGACGGCGCGCGCGCTGCGCACCCTTCCGGCCGCCGCCCGGATCGCCCTCACCGGCACACCCGTGGAGAACAACCTCTCCGAGCTGTGGGCTCTCCTCGACTGGACCACGCCCGGACTGCTCGGCCCGCTCAAGACCTTCCGCGCCCGGCATGCCAGAGCCGTGGAGGGCGGTGAGGACCCGGAGGCGACCCAGCGGCTGGCCCGGCTGGTGCGACCCTTCCTGCTGCGCCGCCGGAAGTCCGATCCCGGCATCGTCCCCGAGCTGCCGCCCAAGACGGAGACGGACCACACGGTCGAGCTGAGCCGGGAGCAGGCGTCCCTGTACGAGGCGGTGGTGCGCGAGACCCTGGCGCGGATCGCGGAGGCGACCGGCATGGAGCGGCGCGGCCTGGTGATGAAGCTGCTGACCGCGCTCAAGCAGATCTGCAACCACCCGGCGCAGTATCTGCGGGAGGGCGGGGCCGGACGCCTCCCCGGCCGCTCCGGCAAGCTCGGGCTGCTGGACGAACTGCTGGGCACGATTCTGGCCGAGGGCGGTTCGGTGCTGGTGTTCACGCAGTACGTGGAGATGGCCCGGCTGCTGCGGGCGCATCTCGCCGAACGCCGCGTCCCGACCCAGCTCCTGCACGGCGGGACACCGGTGGGCCGCAGGGAGGAGCTGGTGGACGCCTTCCAGTCCGGTGCGGTCCCCGTCTTCCTGCTGTCGCTCAAGGCGGCGGGCACCGGTCTCAATCTCACCCGCGCGGGACACGTCGTCCACTTCGACCGCTGGTGGAACCCGGCGGTCGAGGAGCAGGCCACCGACCGGGCCTACCGCATCGGCCAGACCCAGCCCGTACAGGTGCACCGGCTGCTGACCCGGGGCACCGTCGAGGACCGCATCGCCCGGCTGCTGACCGCCAAGCAGCAGTTGGCCGACTCGGTGCTCAGCGGGGGAGAGGCCGCGCTGACGGAGCTGACCGACGCGGAACTGGCGGATCTGGTGGCGCTGCGGAGGCAGCCGTGA